The following is a genomic window from Micromonospora cathayae.
TGCACCACGAGGGTCAGGCTCTTGTCGGGGAAGCTGGCGGAGGATGCCTCCTCCGTGCCGCCGCGGTTGGCGCAGGCGCTGACGGCGAGGGTGCCGACCAGAGCCAGGGTGGTGATCTTGAACAAACGTGGGGTCATTGGTCCGCTCTCCGCTGGGACGGGGGTGAAGGAACCGCGGCCTGCAGCCGCGAACAGGTCTTCTGCAGGTGTCGGTGCAACTCGGTCTTGACCTCGGCGACCCTGCCGGCGGCGATGAGCGCCGCGAGGTCGTGGTGTTCCCTCGCCGAGGGGGCGAGGTCGTCCATCCGCTTGCCGGAGGCGTGCAGCAGGCCCTCGATGGTCGGACGGAACTGGTTCCAGAGGACGCCGAGCCGGGTCAGCCGGGCGGCCTCGAAGAACGAGCTGTGGAACCGGATGTCGGCGGTGGTGAAGGCGGTGGCGTCCCGGTCGGCGACGGCCGCGTCCATGTCGACCAGGGCCGCCGCCAGTTCCCGGGCGAGCTCGTCCCGGCTGGTGGCGATGGCCCGCTCGACCGCGAGCAGCTCGAAGGACTCCCGCAACGCCATCAGCTCGTCGATGTCCGCCTCGCTGAGCGCGCAGGTCACCACGTTGCGGCCGGTGCCGGTGACCAGCCCCTCGGCTCGGAGGATCTTGATGGCGTCGCGGACCGGGCCCCGGCTTACCCGGAACGACTCCGCCAGCTCCTCCTCGACCAGCCGGGTGCCGGCGGGAACGTCGCCCACGATGATGCGGCGACGCAGCTCGCCCGCGAGCTTCTCCCCCAGTGACTCCACCCGGATGGGCCTGACGTTCAACACCGGTAACCTCCTGGAAACTGTTAACAGTTAACACCGCGCTACCTGCACGGTCAACGGTTGACGAAGTCTGAGTTTCGCCGTCCCACCGCCCGTCCGCGGGTCCGCCACGCCGGTCCCCCGGGACGCCGACGACGAACGACCGCCCGGTGGACGAAACACCACGAAGGCCCCCGGCCGCCCGCCGGGCACCATCGATCGTCGGCGGTCACTGGATAATGGCCGCGCGACGATCCACGGGCCGACAGGGTCGGGCTGC
Proteins encoded in this region:
- a CDS encoding GntR family transcriptional regulator; the encoded protein is MLNVRPIRVESLGEKLAGELRRRIIVGDVPAGTRLVEEELAESFRVSRGPVRDAIKILRAEGLVTGTGRNVVTCALSEADIDELMALRESFELLAVERAIATSRDELARELAAALVDMDAAVADRDATAFTTADIRFHSSFFEAARLTRLGVLWNQFRPTIEGLLHASGKRMDDLAPSAREHHDLAALIAAGRVAEVKTELHRHLQKTCSRLQAAVPSPPSQRRADQ